From a region of the Zingiber officinale cultivar Zhangliang chromosome 4B, Zo_v1.1, whole genome shotgun sequence genome:
- the LOC121976606 gene encoding uncharacterized protein LOC121976606 isoform X4 produces MCYSCRRHCQIAVVVSNQSPPSFSEVKFKCIFCCRFHLQTIHRFYVKEVRTLAKQETDLVLELHAYRHQGLIDCRESIMTRYLDLQSFILRSRVLKFYRQALRTARRAPIHARDELRQTMRQEMEKNRHCDDRQKIRFLLSEGMQRLKGLDEMLDMMGHN; encoded by the exons ATGTGTTACAGTTGCCGTCGGCATTGTCAGATTGCCGTCGTCGTCTCGAATCAGTCTCCGCCATCATTCTCGGAGGTAAAATTTAAATGTATCTTCTGCTGCCGTTTCCATCTGCAAACAATCCATCGCTTTTATGTGAAAGAAG TGAGAACGTTGGCCAAACAGGAGACAGATCTTGTATTGGAATTGCATGCATATCGACATCAG GGTTTGATCGACTGCCGTGAATCAATCATGACACGATATTTAGATTTACAGAGCTTCATTTTGCGATCTCGTGTACTGAAGTTCTATAGACAAGCACTAAGAACAGCTCGTCGGGCCCCTATTCATGCAAGAG ATGAGCTGAGACAAACCATGAGGCAGGAAATGGAAAAGAATCGGCACTGTGATGATAGACAGAAAATTCGCTTCTTACTAAGTGAAGGCATGCAGAGACTGAAGGGTCTAGATGAAATGCTTGATATGATGGGGCACAACTGA
- the LOC121976606 gene encoding uncharacterized protein LOC121976606 isoform X1 — MKRRRERSRFLMGNEITAGITMSRIFPGIFRRSSCRSGAKLDCGDPDRPSPARGPLRYDLIDSLFKIDPNNTEGLIGGPHCFNQSIRGTLCLPSALSDCRRRLESVSAIILGVRTLAKQETDLVLELHAYRHQGLIDCRESIMTRYLDLQSFILRSRVLKFYRQALRTARRAPIHARDELRQTMRQEMEKNRHCDDRQKIRFLLSEGMQRLKGLDEMLDMMGHN, encoded by the exons ATGAAGAGACGCAGAGAGCGGAGTCGGTTTTTAATGGGCAACGAAATCACGGCAGGGATAACGATGAGCAGAATATTCCCGGGAATCTTCCGTCGCTCCTCTTGTCGTAGCGGAGCGAAGTTGGACTGCGGCGACCCGGACCGGCCCAGCCCGGCACGTGGCCCACTCAGGTACGACCTTATCGACTCGCTGTTCAAGATCGACCCAAATAATACCGAAGGTTTAATCGGCGGTCCCCATTGCTTCAATCAATCAATCAGAGGCACACTTTGC TTGCCGTCGGCATTGTCAGATTGCCGTCGTCGTCTCGAATCAGTCTCCGCCATCATTCTCGGAG TGAGAACGTTGGCCAAACAGGAGACAGATCTTGTATTGGAATTGCATGCATATCGACATCAG GGTTTGATCGACTGCCGTGAATCAATCATGACACGATATTTAGATTTACAGAGCTTCATTTTGCGATCTCGTGTACTGAAGTTCTATAGACAAGCACTAAGAACAGCTCGTCGGGCCCCTATTCATGCAAGAG ATGAGCTGAGACAAACCATGAGGCAGGAAATGGAAAAGAATCGGCACTGTGATGATAGACAGAAAATTCGCTTCTTACTAAGTGAAGGCATGCAGAGACTGAAGGGTCTAGATGAAATGCTTGATATGATGGGGCACAACTGA
- the LOC121976607 gene encoding ganglioside-induced differentiation-associated protein 2-like isoform X2: MLVSLTHSVEQAMGSDRMERMLEEAFQIHGKDRKGRKILLIVAKELMAGGGEAALRSFLERRVLPELQVGTTGFVVVYMHTGVERSENFPGVAALRSAYESLPVAVRDGICAVYFLHPGLQARLFFATFGRFVFSAGLYAKLKYVNRLEFLWEHMRRWEVEVPEFVLDHDDELERRPLMDYCLVESDRHHRSFDAPAMDSAAMHSLRCIY, translated from the exons ATGCTTGTTTCTTTGACGCATTCCGTCGAACAGGCGATGGGCAGTGATCGAATGGAGAGGATGCTCGAGGAGGCTTTCCAGATCCATGGCAAGGACAGGAAGGGCCGCAAGATCCTCCTCATCGTCG CGAAGGAGTTGATGGCGGGCGGAGGCGAGGCGGCGCTGCGGAGCTTCCTGGAAAGGCGGGTGCTCCCGGAGTTGCAGGTTGGGACTACGGGGTTCGTGGTGGTCTACATGCACACCGGAGTGGAGAGGTCGGAAAACTTCCCCGGAGTGGCTGCGCTGCGGTCGGCGTACGAGTCACTCCCGGTGGCCGTCCGCGACGGGATCTGCGCCGTGTACTTCCTCCACCCGGGGCTGCAGGCCCGCCTCTTCTTCGCCACCTTCGGCCGCTTCGTCTTCAGCGCCGG GCTGTACGCGAAGTTGAAGTACGTGAATCGGCTGGAGTTCCTGTGGGAACACATGCGGCGATGGGAGGTCGAGGTGCCGGAGTTCGTCCTGGACCACGACGACGAGCTCGAGCGCCGCCCGCTCATGGACTACTGCCTGGTAGAGAGCGACCGCCACCACCGCAGCTTCGACGCCCCCGCCATGGACTCCGCCGCCATGCATTCCCTCCGCTGCATCTACTAG
- the LOC121976607 gene encoding ganglioside-induced differentiation-associated protein 2-like isoform X1, producing MLVSLTHSVEQAMGSDRMERMLEEAFQIHGKDRKGRKILLIVGKFFPAKELMAGGGEAALRSFLERRVLPELQVGTTGFVVVYMHTGVERSENFPGVAALRSAYESLPVAVRDGICAVYFLHPGLQARLFFATFGRFVFSAGLYAKLKYVNRLEFLWEHMRRWEVEVPEFVLDHDDELERRPLMDYCLVESDRHHRSFDAPAMDSAAMHSLRCIY from the exons ATGCTTGTTTCTTTGACGCATTCCGTCGAACAGGCGATGGGCAGTGATCGAATGGAGAGGATGCTCGAGGAGGCTTTCCAGATCCATGGCAAGGACAGGAAGGGCCGCAAGATCCTCCTCATCGTCGGCAAGTTCTTCCCGG CGAAGGAGTTGATGGCGGGCGGAGGCGAGGCGGCGCTGCGGAGCTTCCTGGAAAGGCGGGTGCTCCCGGAGTTGCAGGTTGGGACTACGGGGTTCGTGGTGGTCTACATGCACACCGGAGTGGAGAGGTCGGAAAACTTCCCCGGAGTGGCTGCGCTGCGGTCGGCGTACGAGTCACTCCCGGTGGCCGTCCGCGACGGGATCTGCGCCGTGTACTTCCTCCACCCGGGGCTGCAGGCCCGCCTCTTCTTCGCCACCTTCGGCCGCTTCGTCTTCAGCGCCGG GCTGTACGCGAAGTTGAAGTACGTGAATCGGCTGGAGTTCCTGTGGGAACACATGCGGCGATGGGAGGTCGAGGTGCCGGAGTTCGTCCTGGACCACGACGACGAGCTCGAGCGCCGCCCGCTCATGGACTACTGCCTGGTAGAGAGCGACCGCCACCACCGCAGCTTCGACGCCCCCGCCATGGACTCCGCCGCCATGCATTCCCTCCGCTGCATCTACTAG